One Pagrus major chromosome 11, Pma_NU_1.0 genomic region harbors:
- the mef2b gene encoding myocyte-specific enhancer factor 2B, whose amino-acid sequence MGRKKIQISRILDQRNRQVTFTKRKFGLMKKAYELSVLCDCEIALIIFNSTNRLFQYASTDMDKVLLKYTEYSEPHESRTNTDILETLRRKGLGLEGTELDSEESMQVAADKYPLSEGMDLSVARQRFYAPSLLSPEAQFLVSAGCENGYPNSSGSGMASHRPPAFKSLSSRPGSASPAAPHAHTAFMSPHTGIGYSVFSHGSLNRALDMKSPPPLNLGPENLRGDAAGQGMGATRANHSSARAVLYQGLHSSSSMVAMGKAGLLGHNLGGYGLPSPGASEYSQPGFYHSVSLQRGAVNPWQQAQPPQEPHGPHISPGMSSGGCSFPSQSCSSTSPHLPSLNLSIKSERSSPEHMSSPTSPPRHHLRQHSPMSNPDSARHTPPEARPANETKEFPKAGYPQDEGGQLEISGGWQR is encoded by the exons GTCACCTTCACCAAGCGTAAGTTTGGCCTGATGAAGAAGGCCTACGAGCTGAGCGTGCTGTGTGACTGTGAGATCGCCCTCATCATCTTCAACAGCACCAACCGTCTGTTCCAGTACGCCAGCACGGACATGGACAAGGTGCTGCTCAAGTACACAGAGTACAGCGAGCCTCACGAGAGCCGCACCAACACGGACATACTGGAG ACTCTGCGTAGGAAGGGCCTCGGTCTTGAGGGCACTGAGCTCGACAGTGAGGAGAGCATGCAGGTGGCCGCCGATAAATATCCGCTCAGCGAGGGCATGGATCTCTCTGTGGCTCGCCAGCGCTTCTAT GCTCCGTCGCTCCTCTCACCGGAGGCTCAGTTCCTGGTGTCTGCCGGCTGTGAGAACGGCTACCCCAACTCCTCCGGATCCGGCATGGCGTCCCACAGACCCCCGGCCTTTAAATCTCTGAGCTCCAGACCCGGCTCTGCCAGTCCTGCTgcaccacacgcacacactgcatTCATGTCGCCACACACAG GTATCGGCTACTCCGTGTTCTCCCATGGCAGCCTGAATCGAGCTCTGGACATGAAAAGCCCTCCTCCTCTGAACCTGGGCCCTGAGAACCTGCGGGGAGACGCTGCTGGTCAGGGAATGGGGGCCACACGTGCTAACCACAGCTCTGCT AGGGCTGTCTTGTACCAGGgcctgcacagcagcagctccatgGTCGCCATGGGCAAGGCAGGGCTGCTGGGTCACAATCTGGGAGGCTACGGCCTCCCGTCTCCTGGAGCCTCTG AGTACAGCCAACCTGGTTTTTATCACTCAGTTAGTCTACAGCGAGGAGCAGTGAACCCCTGGCAGCAAGCACAGCCGCCTCAGGAGCCCCACGGGCCTCATATAAGCCCAGG GATGTCCAGCGGAGGGTGCTCCTTCCCCTCCCAgtcctgctcctccacctctccgCATCTGCCCTCCCTCAACCTCAGCATCAAATCAGAGCGGAGCTCTCCTGAGCACATGTCCTCACCCACCTCCCCTCCTCGACACCACCTCAGGCAGCACTCGCCAATGAGCAACCCCGATTCGGCTCGCCATACCCCTCCGGAAGCCCGTCCGGCCAATGAGACGAAGGAGTTTCCCAAAGCCGGCTACCCACAGGATGAAGGAGGGCAGTTAGAGATAAGTGGTGGGTGGCAGAGATAG